In Candidatus Defluviibacterium haderslevense, the following are encoded in one genomic region:
- a CDS encoding carboxy terminal-processing peptidase: protein MNSKKSWFLLIPLIVFVAYFSGHCKQIGEPTTKEAAILQLIYKQSQNYHYNPPIVDDKFSSKAFDEYMENLDPGKRFLTKKDIKTLEPYRELIDDHFKEGNIEFFEKSLTLILDATARSESYYKEFIDQPVSFDKEESLEIDPEKRKWPENESELKDYWRKSIKYELLSRYYDDLKTLEKDKKTRSVDSILYDARKDVKEMMDAWYKRMASLQRLDRFEIFANTLIHLYDPHTDYLTPKQKEDFNINMSGKLEGIGARLQTEKEYTKVSSIVPGGPAWKQKELEANDIIMGVQQDKMEMVDIKGMVIDDVVKQIRGKKGTKVTLKVKKSDGNIKEITIVRDEVIMDEGFARSAFIDVDSVLSNVGYIKLPKFYADFDNPNGTSCSRDVAKELKKLKAEGATSVILDLRYNGGGSLQEVVEMSGLFFEQGPVVQVRDRTNTNPYSDNDSSVDFDGPVVVLVNSNSASASEIIAACLQDYKRAVIVGGEPTFGKGSVQRFINFDRIPGNDQFKPLGDMKITIQKYYRVNGGSVQLKGVEPDVILPDIYSEIDNGEKEYEHPMPYDVIDKKEVNQNTYVISNIEEIKAKSKQRIKSDSTFTLITEQAKKLKEMRDQTVYSLNFNTYKSTMDKRKEEAKKFDKIGTGELPDLKSSNIKEDMAYINVDSSRIGRNEDFLKNIRKDLQIYESVRILKDVQKK, encoded by the coding sequence ATGAATTCTAAAAAAAGTTGGTTTTTGTTAATACCCCTCATTGTATTCGTTGCGTATTTCTCTGGCCACTGCAAGCAAATAGGCGAACCTACTACAAAAGAAGCTGCCATATTGCAATTGATTTATAAGCAATCTCAGAATTATCATTACAATCCGCCTATTGTTGATGATAAGTTTTCTTCAAAAGCATTTGATGAATATATGGAAAATTTGGATCCGGGAAAACGTTTTCTTACTAAAAAGGATATCAAAACCCTTGAACCCTATCGAGAATTAATAGATGATCATTTTAAAGAAGGCAACATTGAATTTTTTGAAAAATCATTAACATTGATACTTGATGCTACTGCCCGATCAGAAAGTTATTATAAGGAATTTATAGATCAACCAGTAAGTTTTGACAAAGAAGAATCCCTTGAGATCGATCCTGAAAAACGCAAATGGCCTGAGAATGAAAGTGAATTAAAAGATTATTGGAGGAAATCCATTAAATATGAATTATTGAGTCGGTATTATGACGATCTGAAGACTTTAGAAAAGGATAAAAAAACCAGATCTGTAGATTCGATTCTGTACGATGCCCGCAAGGACGTGAAAGAAATGATGGATGCATGGTATAAGAGAATGGCAAGTTTACAGCGGTTAGATCGTTTTGAAATTTTTGCAAATACCCTTATACATTTATATGACCCGCATACTGACTATTTAACACCAAAACAAAAAGAAGATTTCAATATAAATATGTCCGGGAAATTAGAAGGCATTGGAGCACGCCTTCAAACTGAAAAAGAATATACCAAGGTGAGTTCTATCGTCCCTGGTGGTCCTGCCTGGAAGCAAAAGGAATTGGAAGCTAATGATATCATCATGGGCGTACAACAAGATAAAATGGAAATGGTCGATATTAAAGGGATGGTAATCGATGATGTGGTAAAACAAATTCGTGGAAAAAAAGGAACTAAAGTTACGCTGAAGGTTAAAAAATCAGACGGTAATATTAAAGAAATCACGATAGTACGAGATGAAGTCATCATGGATGAAGGATTCGCACGTTCTGCATTTATAGATGTAGATAGTGTATTATCCAATGTAGGATATATTAAATTACCAAAATTCTATGCTGACTTTGATAATCCTAATGGCACCAGCTGTTCCAGAGATGTCGCTAAAGAATTGAAGAAATTAAAAGCGGAAGGAGCAACAAGTGTGATTCTTGATCTTCGATATAATGGGGGAGGTTCACTTCAGGAAGTTGTAGAAATGTCCGGTTTGTTTTTTGAGCAAGGTCCTGTGGTTCAGGTACGCGATAGGACAAATACAAATCCATATTCAGATAATGATAGCTCGGTTGATTTTGATGGTCCGGTAGTGGTCCTGGTCAATAGCAATAGTGCATCTGCATCAGAAATAATAGCAGCTTGTCTTCAAGATTACAAACGTGCCGTTATCGTTGGTGGTGAACCAACATTTGGAAAAGGATCTGTACAACGATTCATTAATTTCGATCGGATTCCTGGTAATGATCAATTTAAACCATTGGGAGATATGAAAATCACCATTCAAAAATATTATCGGGTCAATGGTGGGTCAGTACAATTGAAAGGTGTAGAACCAGATGTTATACTACCTGATATTTATTCTGAAATTGATAATGGTGAGAAGGAATATGAGCATCCAATGCCTTATGATGTTATAGACAAGAAAGAGGTCAATCAGAATACCTATGTTATCTCAAATATTGAAGAAATTAAGGCTAAAAGTAAACAGAGAATCAAGTCAGATTCTACGTTTACACTGATCACAGAACAAGCTAAAAAACTAAAAGAAATGCGTGACCAGACGGTGTATTCCTTAAACTTCAATACCTATAAATCTACTATGGATAAGCGCAAAGAAGAGGCAAAGAAATTCGATAAAATAGGAACCGGAGAATTACCTGATTTGAAATCAAGTAATATCAAAGAAGACATGGCTTATATTAATGTAGATTCGTCCAGAATCGGAAGAAATGAAGATTTCTTAAAAAACATTCGTAAAGACTTGCAGATCTATGAATCTGTTAGAATCTTAAAAGACGTTCAGAAAAAATAA
- a CDS encoding IS3 family transposase: MGIGRLCKLFGKTRHAFYDHLWTKQKISIRDDIILQEVISIRKQLPRLGTRKLFHLLKPTLQSHNIKIGRDYLFDLLSECKLMIRQRKRKAITTDSKHWMKKYCNLIKDITITKPEQVWVSDITYIRLTNYWGYLSLITDAFSRKIIGYCFRNDLQAEGCVEALRMALNNRIYDHPIIHHSDRGSQYCSHQYVHLLNQHNIKISMTDNGDPYENALAERVNGIIKTEFNLHQTHLGFDQTYNLVKHSIKAYNELRPHGSCDYLTPDQAHLQFETLPKRWKNYNKYYF, encoded by the coding sequence ATAGGGATCGGAAGGCTTTGCAAACTGTTTGGCAAAACTAGACATGCTTTTTATGACCATTTGTGGACTAAGCAAAAAATTAGTATTCGTGATGATATAATTCTTCAAGAAGTTATTTCCATTAGGAAACAACTTCCTAGGCTAGGTACAAGAAAATTATTTCATTTATTAAAACCAACTCTTCAATCTCACAATATAAAAATTGGTAGAGATTATCTATTTGATTTACTTTCAGAATGCAAATTAATGATAAGACAACGAAAAAGAAAAGCCATTACTACGGATTCAAAACACTGGATGAAAAAATACTGCAATCTCATTAAAGACATTACTATAACTAAACCCGAACAAGTTTGGGTAAGTGATATTACCTATATTAGATTAACTAACTATTGGGGCTATCTCAGTTTGATTACAGATGCTTTTTCCAGAAAAATTATTGGTTACTGTTTTCGTAATGATTTACAGGCAGAAGGGTGTGTTGAGGCCTTACGAATGGCATTAAATAATAGAATTTATGACCATCCCATTATTCATCATTCGGATAGAGGTTCTCAATATTGTTCACATCAATATGTCCATTTACTTAATCAACATAATATTAAAATTAGTATGACTGACAATGGAGATCCTTATGAAAATGCATTAGCGGAAAGAGTAAATGGTATTATCAAAACTGAATTTAATCTTCATCAAACTCATTTGGGATTTGATCAAACTTATAATCTTGTTAAACATTCCATTAAAGCCTACAATGAATTAAGGCCTCATGGAAGTTGTGATTATTTGACTCCTGATCAAGCTCATCTGCAATTTGAAACATTACCCAAAAGGTGGAAAAACTATAATAAATACTATTTTTAA
- a CDS encoding transposase produces MVQKDQEFNAQTRKKQGRYDKRLILKIVSDIESGHPRKEMQDLYGLGKRSIDRWMKDYGSIHYKDNIKRKSYSKLQKRTIVSAIEQGRMSIQEVQDAYGIKNSKLIRDWIIQFKNENDQLCELNGQVMSKNLTKNIGSNELALEKALEEAELKIKALNTLIDLAEEQLNIDIRKKSGAKQSLKQNKTILK; encoded by the coding sequence ATGGTACAAAAGGATCAGGAATTTAATGCCCAAACCAGGAAAAAGCAAGGTCGATATGACAAGCGTTTAATCTTAAAGATCGTTAGCGATATTGAATCCGGACACCCACGGAAGGAAATGCAAGACCTATATGGATTAGGAAAAAGATCTATTGATAGATGGATGAAAGATTACGGATCAATTCACTACAAGGACAATATCAAGCGGAAAAGCTATTCGAAGCTCCAAAAACGTACTATTGTAAGCGCCATTGAGCAAGGCAGAATGAGCATCCAAGAAGTTCAAGATGCATATGGGATTAAAAACAGTAAATTAATTAGAGATTGGATTATTCAATTTAAAAATGAAAATGACCAACTTTGTGAGTTAAATGGACAAGTGATGTCTAAAAATCTAACTAAAAATATAGGCTCAAACGAACTAGCTTTGGAAAAGGCTCTAGAAGAAGCTGAGCTTAAAATCAAGGCTCTTAATACACTTATTGATCTTGCAGAAGAACAACTCAACATTGATATTAGAAAAAAGTCTGGTGCCAAGCAGTCCTTAAAACAAAACAAGACAATCCTAAAATAG
- a CDS encoding T9SS type A sorting domain-containing protein yields MYTIARIIAINVFIGIHTLFAQFYDANWIIGWGGNSTDSIVFVGLMQINFNKGLKISYPLKDNPICNTGFCPSAVSNAKGELLFYSDAFHIYNRNHDIVKGGDHINPGPYWDAYIGATYPMQNGALFLPWPNHLEFFFHFHKSFGVLKDDPEREVAAGCDKLYYTLLDLNGDNGMGEAIKKNVMLLEGEINTANMSACKHANGRDWWLIQKTSGHNEYFFYLLDPSGVRLHHKQFIGPNGAKFDWNGRDCFSEQGDKYIQVNHVDHLIIMDFDRCNGELSNPLQIINPVAKLDSQPSVSIAISPSGRYLYFCNITKIWQYDLHAKDVAQSVIQVAKYDSFLYEKYFPTTFFNMRLAPDGMIYICPFSNNNAYLHRINFPDRKGLACEVIQHAVRMPAEMGGSLPVMPNYRLGPLIGSSCDSIYDINSNAKFNVFPNPVVDYLYITTNISQLFKLSLNIQVFDLSGKEVLEFSFTNQDQMIKIPVSHLTQGMYVYKIISNEADLGFGKFIKI; encoded by the coding sequence ATGTATACTATTGCAAGAATAATCGCTATTAATGTATTTATAGGAATTCATACATTATTTGCGCAATTCTATGATGCCAATTGGATAATAGGATGGGGAGGGAATAGTACAGACAGTATTGTTTTTGTAGGATTGATGCAAATAAATTTTAATAAGGGATTAAAGATTAGTTACCCACTTAAAGATAATCCAATCTGTAATACTGGATTTTGTCCATCTGCTGTATCAAATGCAAAAGGTGAATTATTATTTTATTCAGATGCATTTCATATATATAATAGAAATCATGATATTGTTAAAGGTGGCGATCACATTAATCCTGGACCATATTGGGATGCATATATTGGAGCAACTTATCCCATGCAAAATGGTGCACTTTTTTTGCCATGGCCAAATCATCTGGAATTTTTTTTTCATTTTCATAAATCCTTTGGTGTTCTAAAAGATGATCCAGAACGTGAGGTGGCTGCTGGCTGTGATAAATTATATTATACATTACTTGATCTAAATGGGGATAATGGAATGGGAGAAGCAATAAAGAAGAACGTTATGCTTCTGGAGGGTGAAATCAACACAGCCAATATGTCTGCATGTAAACATGCCAATGGTAGGGATTGGTGGCTTATTCAAAAGACTTCAGGACATAATGAGTATTTCTTTTATCTTTTAGATCCTTCAGGAGTACGGTTACATCATAAACAATTTATTGGCCCTAATGGAGCAAAATTTGATTGGAATGGTAGGGACTGCTTTAGTGAACAGGGTGACAAGTATATTCAAGTGAATCATGTAGATCACCTTATAATTATGGACTTCGATCGGTGCAATGGTGAATTGTCTAATCCCTTACAAATTATTAATCCAGTAGCTAAACTCGATAGTCAACCATCTGTTAGTATAGCCATCTCACCATCAGGTCGGTATTTATATTTCTGTAATATTACTAAGATATGGCAGTATGACTTACATGCAAAAGATGTAGCGCAAAGTGTGATACAAGTTGCTAAATATGATAGCTTCTTATATGAAAAATATTTTCCGACTACTTTTTTTAATATGCGTCTTGCTCCTGATGGAATGATATATATCTGCCCTTTCAGTAATAACAATGCCTATCTACATCGGATTAATTTTCCAGATCGTAAAGGATTGGCTTGTGAAGTAATACAACATGCTGTGAGGATGCCAGCAGAAATGGGTGGGTCATTACCAGTCATGCCTAATTATCGGCTGGGGCCTTTAATTGGAAGTTCGTGTGATAGTATTTATGATATTAATTCCAATGCCAAGTTTAATGTATTTCCTAATCCTGTTGTTGATTATTTGTATATAACTACCAATATTTCACAGCTGTTTAAACTATCATTAAATATCCAGGTTTTTGATTTATCTGGAAAGGAGGTATTGGAATTCTCATTTACGAATCAAGATCAAATGATTAAAATTCCTGTATCGCATTTAACTCAAGGAATGTATGTTTATAAGATTATTTCTAATGAAGCTGATTTAGGTTTTGGTAAATTTATAAAAATTTAA
- the recQ gene encoding DNA helicase RecQ — translation MTPTLLLKKHFGFDQFRHNQEDIIQAALSKKDCLVIMPTGGGKSLCYQIPALANQGLTLVISPLIALMKDQVDALNQNKIPAAFINSTQEVSEHERIFNQLKSNQLRLLYLAPERLLNDAVILQFLKSLSISLIAIDEAHCISQWGHDFRPEYLMLGDLKVHFPNVPIMALTATADRITQQDIVAKLNFVNHLTFENSFNRPNIKYTIKSKTNYYTQLISFLKNHPDDSGIIYCLSRNSTEELAQQLSKDQFPTQAYHAGLPRDIREQRQDDFLTDRVKLITATIAFGMGIDKSNVRFVIHVDLPKNIEGYYQETGRAGRDGLPSEAILFYSKSDVFKLQHFARIEGNPEQSKIMLQKLDLMSRFCEIHACRRKFLLNYFDESAPDDCGNCDYCLTSFTEKDITIDAQKVLSAVSRLNERFGINYVIDFLRGSKTTREEHKEIKTYGIGKHLSKDIWKQYIAALNQQSILQMNEGEYPVLHLGPLSHNVLFDHKKVIIKIREIEVPPKPVVKKQFPQSTHEQNPTLFTILKKVRFELAVTEKVPPYIIFSDATLQELITYLPLTMDDLLKISGFGEFKIKKYGPAFLQAIVDFCKVNKLSSQIDYKSAKRVKKNKFA, via the coding sequence ATGACACCCACCCTACTCTTAAAAAAACACTTCGGTTTTGATCAATTCCGTCATAATCAGGAAGATATTATTCAGGCAGCTTTAAGTAAAAAAGATTGCTTGGTTATCATGCCAACAGGTGGTGGAAAATCATTGTGTTATCAAATTCCTGCATTGGCTAATCAAGGATTAACCCTAGTCATTTCACCTTTGATTGCACTTATGAAAGATCAGGTAGATGCCTTGAATCAAAATAAAATTCCGGCAGCTTTTATCAATTCAACACAAGAAGTATCTGAACACGAACGGATATTTAATCAACTTAAATCCAATCAACTCAGATTACTCTATTTAGCCCCTGAACGCTTGCTCAATGATGCTGTTATTCTACAATTTTTGAAGTCACTTTCTATTTCTCTGATTGCCATTGATGAAGCGCACTGTATTAGCCAATGGGGTCATGATTTTAGACCAGAATATCTCATGTTAGGTGATTTAAAAGTTCATTTTCCTAATGTCCCCATCATGGCCTTAACTGCTACAGCGGATCGAATTACACAACAAGATATTGTCGCCAAATTAAATTTTGTTAATCACCTTACTTTTGAAAATTCTTTCAATCGTCCGAATATAAAATATACCATAAAGTCGAAAACAAATTATTACACCCAACTCATTAGTTTTTTAAAAAATCATCCGGATGATAGCGGCATTATCTACTGTCTTTCCAGAAACAGCACAGAAGAATTAGCCCAACAATTATCCAAGGATCAATTCCCAACTCAGGCCTATCATGCAGGATTGCCCAGAGACATTCGTGAACAGAGACAAGATGATTTTCTGACAGATCGGGTTAAATTAATCACGGCTACTATTGCATTCGGAATGGGTATCGACAAAAGTAATGTACGCTTTGTCATTCACGTAGACTTACCCAAAAATATAGAAGGATATTACCAAGAGACGGGTCGAGCAGGACGTGATGGATTACCCAGTGAGGCTATACTTTTCTACAGCAAAAGTGATGTATTTAAGTTACAACATTTCGCACGTATAGAAGGCAATCCGGAACAAAGTAAAATCATGCTTCAGAAATTAGATCTGATGTCTCGGTTTTGTGAAATACATGCATGCCGAAGAAAATTTTTGCTTAATTATTTTGATGAGTCCGCTCCTGATGATTGTGGTAATTGTGATTATTGTTTGACTTCATTTACCGAAAAAGATATTACGATTGATGCCCAAAAAGTACTCAGTGCGGTGAGTAGATTAAATGAACGATTTGGTATCAACTATGTGATTGATTTTCTCCGAGGTAGTAAAACGACACGAGAAGAACACAAAGAAATAAAAACCTATGGCATTGGCAAACATCTTTCCAAGGATATTTGGAAACAATACATTGCCGCTTTAAATCAGCAATCCATACTTCAAATGAATGAAGGTGAATATCCGGTTTTACATTTAGGTCCACTTAGCCATAATGTTTTATTTGACCATAAAAAAGTCATCATCAAAATTCGCGAGATTGAAGTTCCACCAAAACCCGTTGTAAAAAAACAATTCCCTCAATCTACTCATGAACAAAATCCTACCTTATTTACGATTTTAAAAAAAGTAAGATTTGAATTAGCCGTTACTGAAAAAGTTCCACCATACATTATATTCTCTGATGCTACATTACAAGAACTCATCACCTACTTGCCATTAACCATGGATGATCTTCTAAAAATTTCCGGATTTGGTGAATTCAAAATCAAAAAATATGGCCCAGCCTTCCTTCAAGCAATAGTTGACTTTTGCAAAGTAAATAAATTATCAAGTCAGATTGATTATAAATCAGCAAAAAGGGTTAAAAAAAATAAATTCGCGTAA